One window of Triplophysa rosa linkage group LG8, Trosa_1v2, whole genome shotgun sequence genomic DNA carries:
- the si:dkey-11p23.7 gene encoding V-set and Ig domain-containing protein produces the protein MQRFGGPLYLILLIFTAATANDDDGWSMKVPTEVKAIEGYPIVLPCSFTHPHHTHPFSMHVVWTLGHGRAASVLFHCMSLNNSQKCQSKPDQDQRYRLEGNHREHDLSLRINSVTLKDSGRYYCRVELPGTHGHPHERFKNTLGTRLRVEAAPHILSLSAEGTEASGIKALCHVQGSPLPDVQWIAPDGVFKDDTTFPLSHEADGRYRTSSELLDVKPGGQYTCAASNSLGKDQATLYILHPMPERTTTNNSSLLMLLLALALGMKLILALGVGAWVIKKSFRHRNNGVSD, from the exons ATGCAGCGCTTCGGTGGACCTCTTTACCTAATACTACTTATTTTCACTGCAG CCACTGCCAACGACGATGACGGGTGGTCCATGAAGGTGCCCACAGAGGTCAAGGCGATTGAAGGGTACCCGATAGTGCTCCCCTgctcttttactcaccctcaccaCACGCATCCCTTCTCCATGCATGTGGTGTGGACCCTCGGCCACGGACGGGCGGCCAGTGTGCTGTTCCACTGCATGAGCCTCAACAACAGCCAGAAGTGCCAGTCAAAGCCCGACCAGGACCAGCGCTACCGCCTGGAGGGTAACCATAGAGAACATGACCTCTCTCTCAGGATCAACAGCGTGACCTTGAAGGACAGTGGCCGATATTATTGTCGTGTGGAGTTACCAGGAACCCACGGGCACCCTCACGAAAGATTTAAGAACACACTGGGAACCCGTCTCCGTGTGGAGg CCGCACCTCATATCCTGAGCTTGTCGGCCGAGGGTACCGAAGCATCTGGCATCAAAGCCCTGTGTCACGTTCAGGGCTCCCCTCTTCCTGATGTTCAGTGGATAGCACCAGACGGAGTCTTCAAAGACGACACAACATTCCCTCTTTCTCACGAGGCTGACGGGCGATACCGCACATCAAGTGAACTTCTGGATGTCAAACCTGGGGGACAGTACACCTGCGCAGCTTCAAATTCTTTGGGAAAGGATCAAGCTACGCTTTACATTTTGCATCCTATGCCAGAGAGGACAACCACAAACAACTCATCTCTTCTAATGTTGCTGCTCGCCCTGGCTTTGGGTATGAAGCTAATTCTAGCCCTGGGTGTGGGAGCGTGGGTGATCAAGAAGAGTTTTAGGCACAGAAATAATGGCGTGTCTGACTGA
- the siglec15l gene encoding sialic acid binding Ig-like lectin 15, like: MQEFLLGLLSFLCTLRCLTSVDWAVVVQPEVRGSMGKNVILPCVFKHPRQNTYASKITVKWIQNRVAKPIFLCSLRNQTDRQDLTCSDPRSPKRFWLHGNPRRGDLSLGINDSQFTDISRYICRVELDYESYQSRTSTLLNITAPAEILNLTLDLQAQAQGGMLKCIAQGNPIPSVKWMSLAKSQETVPISKTENSDYTVISSIPFSGQDVFTCQAVNSLGQAERTFPPKPLNDSGLLVWISALGCLLFLGMLVVVGVVVKKGRNAQSHLTLQTGKICIDQPNDTPIYANVSYGERHLPLETPVRGLNDPVYGHSKESTYIERR, translated from the exons ATGCAAGAATTTCTGCTCGGCTTGCTTTCTTTCCTGTGTACTCTCAGAT GTTTAACAAGCGTAGACTGGGCTGTAGTTGTGCAACCTGAGGTCCGAGGCTCTATGGGTAAAAATGTGATTCTCCCATGTGTCTTCAAACACCCACGACAAAATACTTACGCCAGCAAGATCACTGTTAAGTGGATACAGAACCGTGTTGCAAAGCCTATATTTCTCTGCAGTCTGCGCAACCAGACAGATAGGCAGGATCTTACTTGCTCTGATCCAAGATCACCGAAGCGATTTTGGCTCCACGGTAACCCCAGAAGAGGAGACCTTTCATTGGGTATTAATGACTCGCAGTTTACTGATATCAGTCGGTATATCTGCAGGGTGGAATTGGACTATGAGAGTTACCAGAGCAGGACCAGCACACTGCTTAATATCACAG CTCCAGCAGAGATCCTCAATCTAACTCTGGATTTACAGGCTCAAGCTCAGGGTGGGATGCTGAAATGCATTGCCCAGGGGAATCCAATACCATCAGTGAAATGGATGTCTTTAGCTAAATCGCAGGAAACTGTTCCAATATCCAAAACTGAGAATAGCGACTACACAGTCATCAGCTCAATCCCATTCTCTGGGCAGGATGTGTTCACCTGCCAGGCTGTGAACTCACTTGGCCAGGCTGAGCGAACATTTCCACCGAAGCCTCTGAATGATTCTGGTCTTCTGGTGTGGATTAGTGCTCTGGGATGTTTGCTGTTTCTTGGGATGCTTGTTGTTGTtggtgttgtggtaaaaa agGGAAGAAATGCCCAGAGTCACCTTACTTTGCAGACGGGGAAAATCTGTATAGATCAGCCTAATGACACACCAATCTATGCCAATGTCAGCTATG gtgaaAGACATTTACCACTAGAAACACCGGTCAGAG gtttgaatGACCCAGTTTATGGTCACAGTAAGGAGTCAACCTACATCGAAAGGAGATGA
- the cmtm7 gene encoding CKLF-like MARVEL transmembrane domain-containing protein 7 isoform X1, whose protein sequence is MSHTVVTTTTTTTTSTSDGGFCNIGYARSLQGLLKIGQVVTLLIAFLCVHCESRWTDFSALRYFEVVTVWFLIVFLFFFLMYLMRLQSKIPCINWTLTEFLHYAVGGILVFIASIVAAVKSYGIPGLVAGSVFGFMTTFLIAISIWTSYKVTCGSQPTGAAV, encoded by the exons ATGTCTCACACTGTAGTTACTACAACGACGACAACAACAACATCGACATCGGATGGAGGATTTTGCAACATCGGTTATGCGCGTTCGCTTCAAGGATTGCTGAAAATCGGCCAAGTG GTGACCCTCTTGATTGCTTTCCTATGTGTGCACTGTGAGTCACGGTGGACCGATTTCTCCGCGTTACGGTACTTCGAGGTAGTCACCGTATGGTTCCTTATTGTCTTCCTCTTTTTCTTCCTGATGTATCTGATGAGACTTCAAAGCAAAATTCCTTGCATCAACTGGACATTGACA GAGTTTTTACATTATGCCGTAGGAGGTATCCTGGTCTTCATCGCTTCTATCGTTGCAGCTGTGAAAAGTTATGGGATCCCAGGTTTAGTCGCTGGATCT GTGTTTGGCTTTATGACTACATTTCTTATTGCCATCAGCATATGGACCTCTTATAAGGTTACATGTGGCTCTCAACCAACTG GTGCAGCAGtttaa
- the cmtm7 gene encoding CKLF-like MARVEL transmembrane domain-containing protein 7 isoform X2 → MSHTVVTTTTTTTTSTSDGGFCNIGYARSLQGLLKIGQVVTLLIAFLCVHCESRWTDFSALRYFEVVTVWFLIVFLFFFLMYLMRLQSKIPCINWTLTEFLHYAVGGILVFIASIVAAVKSYGIPGLVAGSVFGFMTTFLIAISIWTSYKVTCGSQPTDC, encoded by the exons ATGTCTCACACTGTAGTTACTACAACGACGACAACAACAACATCGACATCGGATGGAGGATTTTGCAACATCGGTTATGCGCGTTCGCTTCAAGGATTGCTGAAAATCGGCCAAGTG GTGACCCTCTTGATTGCTTTCCTATGTGTGCACTGTGAGTCACGGTGGACCGATTTCTCCGCGTTACGGTACTTCGAGGTAGTCACCGTATGGTTCCTTATTGTCTTCCTCTTTTTCTTCCTGATGTATCTGATGAGACTTCAAAGCAAAATTCCTTGCATCAACTGGACATTGACA GAGTTTTTACATTATGCCGTAGGAGGTATCCTGGTCTTCATCGCTTCTATCGTTGCAGCTGTGAAAAGTTATGGGATCCCAGGTTTAGTCGCTGGATCT GTGTTTGGCTTTATGACTACATTTCTTATTGCCATCAGCATATGGACCTCTTATAAGGTTACATGTGGCTCTCAACCAACTG ATTGTTGA